AGGTCACCCGGAAAAAGGCCCAGCACTCCGAGCGGATCGTCCGTACCGCGATCGCCTGCGGTCTTGGTATGGTCGCGGGTTTGGTCTCCTACTATCTTGCAGGTACCCCGAACCCGATCACGACAACCACGATCGAAGCAGGCCTTGCCGGCGTGCAGGCAAATCCGATCATCGGCATTCTCGTATTACTTGTGGCGATCGTCATCCAGAAGTCGCTCTTCATGATCCTCAAGATCGACACCTCCAAACTCGGCAAGAAGGACTGGTTCTATCAGGGATTCCTGACCTTCGCTACCTGGTATCTCTCCTGGACACTTATGCTGTCGACCTCCCTCCTCTCCGCATAAATGAGACTCGCCATCGTTCATAAAGACCGATGCCATGCCAAAAAATGCGGCAAAGAGTGCATC
The sequence above is a segment of the uncultured Methanocorpusculum sp. genome. Coding sequences within it:
- a CDS encoding 4Fe-4S dicluster domain-containing protein codes for the protein MQVAYIKKEKCNTAMCNRCVKFCPASRKNQPVIFIGRNKKATVVEELCNGCGKCVKICPEKAIEMVTRPDRKPLDAEIDEKIEEIEAQTEAKNEEVSKHTAPPKKKETPEEKVTRKKAQHSERIVRTAIACGLGMVAGLVSYYLAGTPNPITTTTIEAGLAGVQANPIIGILVLLVAIVIQKSLFMILKIDTSKLGKKDWFYQGFLTFATWYLSWTLMLSTSLLSA